From Clostridiaceae bacterium:
TTTAGGTCCAAGTGTTACTTTTACTGCGTCAGCCAGCTGATTAACTCCTCTTTCAAGAGCGCGTCTGGCTTCTTCATCAAATATAATTTGTTTTGCCATATCCTAAATCCTCCTCTATTAGATAATCCTCATTAAATACAAAAATAATAATATGTGTAATGTTTATATCCCTTTACTCGACGACAGCTAAAATATCTCCTTGTCTTAAGATAGTGTATTCTTCTCCGTCCAATTTAACTTCTGTTCCTGCATATTTGCTAATAATTACTCTATCACCAACTTTTACTTCCATAACTACTTCTTTTCCATCTACTATTCCGCCAGGACCTACAGCTACAACTTCAGCAATCTGAGGTTTTTCTTTAGCAGTACCCGGCAAAACAATTCCACTCTTTGTAGTTTCTTCAGTTTCCAACATTTTAATTACAACTCTGTCACATAAAGGCTTTATTTTCATTAGATAACCTCCTTCTACTTTTTACAATTTATTAGCACTCACTTTAGTTGAGTGCTAATACAATAATAATATTAATATACTTTCCAATTTTTTATCAAATATGTGATTTTTCTAAAATTTATTGTTAATGGAGAATAAATCTATTTTCCCATTTATTACACACTATTTCCATCGTTTTCATCGTTTTTGGTTATTTTTTGATTCTGACTACATTATCATCAATATCATCGTGCAAGCTTAAGTTTCCTAATTCTTCCATATCCCTTGATTTAAGCACTGTGGTTAAAAATTGTTTCAAATTATCACTAATAATGTCGTTATCTGATATAACACTTAAAAACTGCTTTAGTTCACTAAAAAAGGTCCTCTTTTTGATAGCCTTTAAACTATATATAATACGGAGCTGTTTCTTGATCAAAGCTGAATTGTTTAAATATGCATAGTACATTAACAGGCAAAAGTGTGCTAATGGACTCTCAAACTCCACTTTCAAAACACTCTTTGACACGCTGACAGCTCTTTCAATTTCCCCATTTAAAAAACACATTAAAGAAAGATAGTTCCTTTGATAAATAGCCATAGGATCAATCTCTACAGCTTTATC
This genomic window contains:
- a CDS encoding co-chaperone GroES, which produces MKIKPLCDRVVIKMLETEETTKSGIVLPGTAKEKPQIAEVVAVGPGGIVDGKEVVMEVKVGDRVIISKYAGTEVKLDGEEYTILRQGDILAVVE